One Cyprinus carpio isolate SPL01 chromosome B25, ASM1834038v1, whole genome shotgun sequence genomic region harbors:
- the pgghg gene encoding protein-glucosylgalactosylhydroxylysine glucosidase isoform X1: protein MTAAEDAKERRQTPPKMTSDPVDPYIFTSDSLPSDPRFMPPLTNGLLGWRVFDPIMHMGGVYNGEGGTCHRGNIPCPLAVQMKMAEDGRHTYKLDMHSGVFSHSVVTPGFEAAQVLYAHRQQTNLLVMEVLLKRSETSTEPITIQLESSFKPQSDDIVFQKAPDFEGGRHIFGQTISSEVPGGIRPFVHLIWTPITSTLTLPPDQSQSSWVFLVAVAGSDESVRLCYEAGLGLIDTGDLRPSHLRSWAELWKGSSIEVEGAESLNRALIGCMFYLLSSFSSLREGANAPLEFGGVSPGGLSNGNKEEDYHGHVFWDQDTWMYPSVALFCPRLARAVLEYRAGTMEGARANAQQMGYEGLKFAWESAVTGRDVCPEDIYAEQELHINGDVVLAFQQYFYLTQDLEMFREGRGSEVVWGVADYWVSRVTWDPTEQQYHIKGVIPPDEYHFTVDNSVFTNAVAQRSLQFAVELSGLLGHTPPPAWQDVADKIKIPFDPELKYHPEFDGYTQGSGVKQADVVLLGYPLDMSMTPEVRRNDLEAYEAVTDLLGPAMTWGMFALGWLELGDAERAQKLLQKCFKNIQKPFQVWSESADGSGCVNFLTGMGGFLQAVLFGYTGFRVQKEHLAFAPLLPQEVDALSVKGVSYLGNKMDWLIKSVEVSVSVRKPAEESGSQEPSALQVVLNTGTTIPLIPGQSVIFPRQPGQIRKVNSGSYCRPL, encoded by the exons ATGACCGCCGCAGAAGACGCTAAAGAAAG AAGGCAGACTCCCCCAAAAATGACCTCTGACCCTGTCGACCCGTACATCTTCACCTCTGACTCTCTACCGTCCGACCCTCGCTTCATGCCACCGCTGACCAACGGCCTGCTGGGATGGAGAGTGTTTGATCCTATCATGCATATGGGCGGGGTTTATAACGGAGAAGGCGGGACTTGTCACCGTGGCAACATTCCTTGTCCCCTGGCAGTTCAAATGAAGATGGCAGAAGACGGACGACACACGTACAAGTTAGACATGCACTCAG GTGTTTTCTCTCACTCCGTGGTCACGCCTGGTTTTGAGGCGGCGCAGGTTCTGTACGCTCACCGGCAGCAGACAAACCTCCTGGTCATGGAGGTTCTCCTCAAACGCTCCGAAACCAGCACTGAACCAATCACTATTCAGCTAGAATCTTCTTTCAAACCCCAGAGTGATGACATTGTTTTCCAGAAGGCACCGGACTTCGAGGGTGGAAG gCATATTTTTGGACAGACCATCTCTTCAGAGGTTCCTGGAGGAATCCGTCCATTTGTGCACCTGATCTGGACGCCCATCACATCCACTCTTACCCTCCCACCCGACCAGAGCCAGTCCAGCTGGGTCTTCCTGGTTGCCGTTGCCGGTAGTGATGAGAGCGTCCGGTTGTGTTATGAAGCTGGTTTGGGGCTTATTGATACGGGCGACTTACGGCCCTCGCACCTGAGAAGCTGGGCGGAGCTTTGGAAGGGGAGCAGCATAGAGGTGGAGGGAGCAGAGAGCCTGAAccgagctctgattggctgcatgTTTTATCTCCTCAGCTCATTCTCATCTTTAAGAGAGGGGGCAAACGCACCGCTCGAGTTCGGAGGCGTCAGTCCTGGGGGTCTGTCAAACGGGAATAAAGAGGAGGATTACCATGGCCATGTGTTCTGGGATCAG GACACATGGATGTACCCCAGTGTTGCCCTCTTCTGTCCCAGACTGGCCAGAGCTGTACTGGAATACCGTGCAGGAACCATGGAAGGTGCTCGAGCAAACGCCCAGCAGATGGGCTACGAG GGACTGAAGTTTGCATGGGAGAGTGCGGTGACGGGCCGGGACGTTTGTCCAGAGGACATTTACGCAGAGCAGGAGCTGCACATCAATGGAGACGTGGTGCTGGCTTTCCAGCAGTACTTTTACCTCACACAG GACCTGGAGATGTTCAGAGAAGGACGGGGCAGTGAGGTGGTGTGGGGCGTCGCTGACTACTGGGTTTCACGGGTAACATGGGACCCTACTGAGCAGCAGTACCATATCAAAG GTGTGATTCCTCCTGATGAGTATCACTTCACTGTTGACAACTCAGTGTTCACCAATGCTGTCGCTCAacgcag tCTTCAGTTTGCTGTGGAGTTGTCCGGTCTGTTAGGGCACACGCCTCCTCCCGCTTGGCAGGACGTTGCTGATAAGATCAAAATCCCCTTTGACCCGGAACTGAAGTATCACCCAGAGTTTGATGGCTACACGCAGG GAAGTGGAGTCAAGCAGGCAGACGTAGTGTTGCTTGGATATCCGCTGGACATGTCCATGACCCCAGAGGTCAGACGCAACGATCTGGAAGCATATGAGGCCGTCACTGATCTGCTCGGACCGGCCATGACATGG GGCATGTTTGCTTTGGGTTGGCTTGAACTTGGAGATGCTGAAAGAGCCCAAAAGCTTCTGCAGAAATGCTTCAAAAATATCCAGAAACCATTTCAG GTGTGGAGCGAGTCGGCTGATGGCTCTGGGTGTGTGAACTTCCTCACCGGTATGGGCGGCTTTCTGCAGGCAGTGCTGTTTGGCTACACCGGCTTCAG GGTGCAGAAGGAGCATCTTGCCTTCGCCCCGCTGCTACCGCAGGAAGTTGATGCGCTCAGTGTGAAAGGTGTGAGTTACCTCGGCAACAAGATGGACTGGTTGATAAAGAGTGTGGAAGTGAGCGTTTCAGTGAGGAAGCCTGCAGAGGAGTCTGGGAGTCAGGAGCCATCCGCTCTTCAAGTTGTCCTGAATACTGGAACTACAATCCCACTTATTCCAG GACAGTCCGTGATATTTCCGCGGCAGCCTGGTCAGATCCGTAAAGTGAATTCTGGTTCTTACTGCAGGCCTCTCTGA
- the pgghg gene encoding protein-glucosylgalactosylhydroxylysine glucosidase isoform X2, which translates to MTSDPVDPYIFTSDSLPSDPRFMPPLTNGLLGWRVFDPIMHMGGVYNGEGGTCHRGNIPCPLAVQMKMAEDGRHTYKLDMHSGVFSHSVVTPGFEAAQVLYAHRQQTNLLVMEVLLKRSETSTEPITIQLESSFKPQSDDIVFQKAPDFEGGRHIFGQTISSEVPGGIRPFVHLIWTPITSTLTLPPDQSQSSWVFLVAVAGSDESVRLCYEAGLGLIDTGDLRPSHLRSWAELWKGSSIEVEGAESLNRALIGCMFYLLSSFSSLREGANAPLEFGGVSPGGLSNGNKEEDYHGHVFWDQDTWMYPSVALFCPRLARAVLEYRAGTMEGARANAQQMGYEGLKFAWESAVTGRDVCPEDIYAEQELHINGDVVLAFQQYFYLTQDLEMFREGRGSEVVWGVADYWVSRVTWDPTEQQYHIKGVIPPDEYHFTVDNSVFTNAVAQRSLQFAVELSGLLGHTPPPAWQDVADKIKIPFDPELKYHPEFDGYTQGSGVKQADVVLLGYPLDMSMTPEVRRNDLEAYEAVTDLLGPAMTWGMFALGWLELGDAERAQKLLQKCFKNIQKPFQVWSESADGSGCVNFLTGMGGFLQAVLFGYTGFRVQKEHLAFAPLLPQEVDALSVKGVSYLGNKMDWLIKSVEVSVSVRKPAEESGSQEPSALQVVLNTGTTIPLIPGQSVIFPRQPGQIRKVNSGSYCRPL; encoded by the exons ATGACCTCTGACCCTGTCGACCCGTACATCTTCACCTCTGACTCTCTACCGTCCGACCCTCGCTTCATGCCACCGCTGACCAACGGCCTGCTGGGATGGAGAGTGTTTGATCCTATCATGCATATGGGCGGGGTTTATAACGGAGAAGGCGGGACTTGTCACCGTGGCAACATTCCTTGTCCCCTGGCAGTTCAAATGAAGATGGCAGAAGACGGACGACACACGTACAAGTTAGACATGCACTCAG GTGTTTTCTCTCACTCCGTGGTCACGCCTGGTTTTGAGGCGGCGCAGGTTCTGTACGCTCACCGGCAGCAGACAAACCTCCTGGTCATGGAGGTTCTCCTCAAACGCTCCGAAACCAGCACTGAACCAATCACTATTCAGCTAGAATCTTCTTTCAAACCCCAGAGTGATGACATTGTTTTCCAGAAGGCACCGGACTTCGAGGGTGGAAG gCATATTTTTGGACAGACCATCTCTTCAGAGGTTCCTGGAGGAATCCGTCCATTTGTGCACCTGATCTGGACGCCCATCACATCCACTCTTACCCTCCCACCCGACCAGAGCCAGTCCAGCTGGGTCTTCCTGGTTGCCGTTGCCGGTAGTGATGAGAGCGTCCGGTTGTGTTATGAAGCTGGTTTGGGGCTTATTGATACGGGCGACTTACGGCCCTCGCACCTGAGAAGCTGGGCGGAGCTTTGGAAGGGGAGCAGCATAGAGGTGGAGGGAGCAGAGAGCCTGAAccgagctctgattggctgcatgTTTTATCTCCTCAGCTCATTCTCATCTTTAAGAGAGGGGGCAAACGCACCGCTCGAGTTCGGAGGCGTCAGTCCTGGGGGTCTGTCAAACGGGAATAAAGAGGAGGATTACCATGGCCATGTGTTCTGGGATCAG GACACATGGATGTACCCCAGTGTTGCCCTCTTCTGTCCCAGACTGGCCAGAGCTGTACTGGAATACCGTGCAGGAACCATGGAAGGTGCTCGAGCAAACGCCCAGCAGATGGGCTACGAG GGACTGAAGTTTGCATGGGAGAGTGCGGTGACGGGCCGGGACGTTTGTCCAGAGGACATTTACGCAGAGCAGGAGCTGCACATCAATGGAGACGTGGTGCTGGCTTTCCAGCAGTACTTTTACCTCACACAG GACCTGGAGATGTTCAGAGAAGGACGGGGCAGTGAGGTGGTGTGGGGCGTCGCTGACTACTGGGTTTCACGGGTAACATGGGACCCTACTGAGCAGCAGTACCATATCAAAG GTGTGATTCCTCCTGATGAGTATCACTTCACTGTTGACAACTCAGTGTTCACCAATGCTGTCGCTCAacgcag tCTTCAGTTTGCTGTGGAGTTGTCCGGTCTGTTAGGGCACACGCCTCCTCCCGCTTGGCAGGACGTTGCTGATAAGATCAAAATCCCCTTTGACCCGGAACTGAAGTATCACCCAGAGTTTGATGGCTACACGCAGG GAAGTGGAGTCAAGCAGGCAGACGTAGTGTTGCTTGGATATCCGCTGGACATGTCCATGACCCCAGAGGTCAGACGCAACGATCTGGAAGCATATGAGGCCGTCACTGATCTGCTCGGACCGGCCATGACATGG GGCATGTTTGCTTTGGGTTGGCTTGAACTTGGAGATGCTGAAAGAGCCCAAAAGCTTCTGCAGAAATGCTTCAAAAATATCCAGAAACCATTTCAG GTGTGGAGCGAGTCGGCTGATGGCTCTGGGTGTGTGAACTTCCTCACCGGTATGGGCGGCTTTCTGCAGGCAGTGCTGTTTGGCTACACCGGCTTCAG GGTGCAGAAGGAGCATCTTGCCTTCGCCCCGCTGCTACCGCAGGAAGTTGATGCGCTCAGTGTGAAAGGTGTGAGTTACCTCGGCAACAAGATGGACTGGTTGATAAAGAGTGTGGAAGTGAGCGTTTCAGTGAGGAAGCCTGCAGAGGAGTCTGGGAGTCAGGAGCCATCCGCTCTTCAAGTTGTCCTGAATACTGGAACTACAATCCCACTTATTCCAG GACAGTCCGTGATATTTCCGCGGCAGCCTGGTCAGATCCGTAAAGTGAATTCTGGTTCTTACTGCAGGCCTCTCTGA